In Silene latifolia isolate original U9 population chromosome X, ASM4854445v1, whole genome shotgun sequence, the following proteins share a genomic window:
- the LOC141618858 gene encoding uncharacterized protein LOC141618858, whose amino-acid sequence MKRVMRFGKRGKLSQKYIGPYEILDRVGEVAYRLVLPPALARVHNVFNVSQLRKYVSDPSHVLKIENIELDDQLTYEEIPKEILDTKVRKTRNSEVSLVKVLWSNHEMEEATWETEASMRENYPHLFH is encoded by the coding sequence ATGAAGagagtcatgagatttgggaagcgTGGAAAGTTGAGTCAGAAAtatataggaccatatgagattctGGATAGAGTTGGGGAGGTAGCATACCGTCTTGTACTACCTCCAGCTTTAGCAAGAGTCCATAATGTGTTCAACGTGTCACAGCTCAGAAAATATGTaagtgacccatcacatgtgcTGAAAATTGAGAATATTGAATTGGACGATCAGCTTACTTATGAAGAAATTCCTAAAGAGATATTGGACACTAAAGTTCGCAAGACAAGGAATAGTGAAGTGTCTTTAGTGAAGGTGTTATGGTCTAATCATGAAATGGAGGAAGCTACCTGGGAAACAGAAGCCTCCATGCGCGAGAATTATCCTCATCTCTTCCATTAG